CCGGGAGTTCGATCGCTGTGTGTGCTGCGGACGGTGCTCGGCTCTACCACCGGTCGCGGCGCCGTCTTCGATCACCTCACGGCGGCTCAAGCGGCTCTCAAGGACGTGCCCCGCTGCGACTGCGAGCGCATCGCCGTGGCCGGCTTCTGCCTTGGAGGCGGCTTCGCGATCTTGCACGCGCTCAAGAGCTCGAACGTGCGCGCAGCAGCGCCGTTTTACGGGATGGTCCCCAAGCGGGCTCGAGACTTGTCTGGGATCTGCCCGGTGGTTGGCTCGTTTGGCGAACGCGATGCGATCTTCGCGCCTCAAGGCAGGCGTCTGCGTCGGCACCTGGAGTCACTGGGCGTCGCGCACGACATCAAGCTCTACCCCGATGCGGGTCACAGCTTCATGAGTCATCACGAACCGGGACTCACCACCAGCGCCGGCAAGCACGGTCCGATGAAGGTCGCCTACAACGAGGCAGCCGCAGAGGATGCCTGGAGCCGTATGCTCGACTTCTTCGCCACCCACTTTGCCTCTCCCCCGAGATGACGCGAACGCGCAAGGCCGGGCCGCAGCAAACCCAAGCAGCGGCGTCTACCAGCGTCGCAGAGGGCCGGCTCTTGGTGGCAACCCTAGGTCACGTCGATCATGGCAAGACCAGCCTGCTACGAGCGCTAACGGGTACCGACACGGATCGACTGCCAGACGAGAAGCGACGCGGCATCTCGATTGAGCTCGGATACGCGGAACTCCCGGACCACCCGCTCAGCTTCATCGACGTCCCGGGCCATAAAAAGTTGGTTCACACCATGATCGCCGGACTCGGCGGCGTCGACGTGGGTCTCTTGGTTGTCGCCGCGGACGATGGCGTCATGCCCCAGACTCGCGAGCACCTACAGATATGTCGGCTTACGGGCATGGAGCGTCTGGTCGTGGCGCTCAGCAAAGCAGACTTGGTCGACGACGAGATGCGCTCACTAGCGGCGCTGGACGTCCAGGCGACCCTGAAAGAACTCGGCTTCGAGGACGCGCCAATTATCCCCACGGATACTCAAAGCGGAAAGGGGCTGAGCGAGCTTGCCGACGCGTTAACCGCCGTGCGCAGCCGGCGAGATGCTTCCGAACCGAAGCTGCCCACTTGGCTCGCCATCGACCGGGTGTTCAGCGTAAAGGGTGCTGGCACGGTGGTGACGGGCACGCTAACGCGCGGCCAAATGGAGCTGGACCGGCCGCTCACGCTGCTCGGCTCGGGTGGCTCACGGCAGGTACGCTGTAGGAGCCTCGAGGTGCACGGGCGGGATGTCAGTCGAGCGACGGCACCCTGTCGAGTCGCCTTGAACCTCGCGCTCAGTCGCGGTCAGGAAGTGGAGCGCGGCGACGCACTCACGGATGGGCTGTTCGGTGCCGAGAGCAAACGCATCGACGTAACCCTTAGAGTCTTGGAGGAGGCACTTCCCGAACTCGAGGATGGCGCGAGCGTCCTATGTCACATCGGCACCAGCTACCGCCAGGGACGGCTGACCTGGTTCGAGCAACCGTCACCAGAAGCGACGGGATACATCCGAGGCGTTGCGCACCTGGCGTTTGCCTCTCCGATGCCTGTTCAGCCCGGCGTACCGTTGGTATTGCGTGGGTTCCGCACGGCAAAGTCTCGAGGCAGCGTCCTCGCGGGTGGCGTAGTCTTGGATGTGCACGCCGCAGCTCTGCCGCGGCGAAAGTCGCGCATCCGCGGCGGTAACACCTCGCTCTGGCACCACCGGAAGAGCGCCCTCGAGGCGCTGCGAGACCAAAAACTTGGAGATGCCTGCGAGCACTGGCTGCTCTACGGCGCCCCTCGATCCGCTGCTCTGGAGTCGCTGGCATCCCGCTCGGGTTGCTCCGTCGACCGCCTCTCGAGGGCGATCCAAAAGCACCCTCGGTTGCTGATCCTGGCGGAAGCGGTTACCACCAAGCACTCGCTCGAGGTACTCTCGCAATCAATCGTCGATGAGGTCCGCGCACATCACGCCACGGCGCCCCATGAACTCGGGATGCCACGGGAAGCTGCGTTGGCCCGCCTGTCACGCCTTGCAGGCCGGGCCGTCGCCGAACGCGTGCTGCGTCAAGCGTGCGATGACAGCCAGCTCTCAGAAGTCGCTCAACGCCTCGCCACCCCGGAATTTCTACGGACCGGTAGCGCCTCGCTCACACGCAATCGAGAACAGGTCGGGAAGCTGCTCGGCGAGCGGGGCCTCCAGGGCGCGTCGGAGCGCGAACTGTGGACTGAGCTCTCGATGGCGCCTCAAGCGCTGAAGAGCGTGCTGTCGGAGCTGGCTCGCCAGGGACTGGCCGTATCACTGTCCGAGCTCTGGTTCCCCGCAGACGCGCTCGAGGCGCTCAAGGCGAGCGTGCTGGCGCGCTTCGAGGGGCATCCGACGCTTTCCGTTGGGGACTTGAAGGACCTGGCGGGAGTCAGCCGAAAGCAAGCCGTGCCCCTCATGGAGTACCTCGACCGAGCCAGGGTCACCCGACGTGTTGGCAATGATCGGGTTCCCTACGGCACTTAGCCCAAGTTAGCGGCTCAAGGCAGAGACATCAGCGATAGTGCGGCATCCACAATCTCTTGCTCCTGAACCAACACGAGATTTGCGGCATCTCCCAGCGGGATGAAGGAGTCCGCGGACGCCACGCGCCGCCACTTGATGGGATATCCGGCGTCGAGCAGCACGGCTGCCACCGCCTCTGAAATCCCGCCACTCTGCCGACACTCATCGACCATCAGCACGCGGCCCGTAGCACGTGCATTGTCCAGGATGTCAGCCTCGGGAAGCGGCGCCAACCATCGCAGATCGACCACGCGAGCCGCGACGCCTCGCTCTTGCAGGAGGTGCGCGGCCCGCAGGGACATGAAGAGGCCGTTGCCGTAGGTGATGATGGTCAAGTCCGCTGCGCCCGCCTGATAGACCCGTGCGCGCGAGAAGTTGGAGCCGACGTCGCCGCCGCGCGCGGCGGCATCGGCGGCATGCGCGAGCCACTGACCGTCACCCTCTTCGTGTAGATCGCGGGTGTGGTAGAGCGCGATGGGC
This portion of the Polyangiaceae bacterium genome encodes:
- the selB gene encoding selenocysteine-specific translation elongation factor: MTRTRKAGPQQTQAAASTSVAEGRLLVATLGHVDHGKTSLLRALTGTDTDRLPDEKRRGISIELGYAELPDHPLSFIDVPGHKKLVHTMIAGLGGVDVGLLVVAADDGVMPQTREHLQICRLTGMERLVVALSKADLVDDEMRSLAALDVQATLKELGFEDAPIIPTDTQSGKGLSELADALTAVRSRRDASEPKLPTWLAIDRVFSVKGAGTVVTGTLTRGQMELDRPLTLLGSGGSRQVRCRSLEVHGRDVSRATAPCRVALNLALSRGQEVERGDALTDGLFGAESKRIDVTLRVLEEALPELEDGASVLCHIGTSYRQGRLTWFEQPSPEATGYIRGVAHLAFASPMPVQPGVPLVLRGFRTAKSRGSVLAGGVVLDVHAAALPRRKSRIRGGNTSLWHHRKSALEALRDQKLGDACEHWLLYGAPRSAALESLASRSGCSVDRLSRAIQKHPRLLILAEAVTTKHSLEVLSQSIVDEVRAHHATAPHELGMPREAALARLSRLAGRAVAERVLRQACDDSQLSEVAQRLATPEFLRTGSASLTRNREQVGKLLGERGLQGASERELWTELSMAPQALKSVLSELARQGLAVSLSELWFPADALEALKASVLARFEGHPTLSVGDLKDLAGVSRKQAVPLMEYLDRARVTRRVGNDRVPYGT
- a CDS encoding dienelactone hydrolase family protein, encoding MTRATASERSRHQVRDREVRIPLAEGHTMRGYLAEPHELEQTPGVLVLHEIFGLNDDIRRITRRFAEHGLVALAPDLYDGPGVRSLCVLRTVLGSTTGRGAVFDHLTAAQAALKDVPRCDCERIAVAGFCLGGGFAILHALKSSNVRAAAPFYGMVPKRARDLSGICPVVGSFGERDAIFAPQGRRLRRHLESLGVAHDIKLYPDAGHSFMSHHEPGLTTSAGKHGPMKVAYNEAAAEDAWSRMLDFFATHFASPPR